One genomic window of Nicotiana sylvestris chromosome 10, ASM39365v2, whole genome shotgun sequence includes the following:
- the LOC138879709 gene encoding uncharacterized protein, producing the protein MAITTQSGKLLQGGSEQVVEVEEFEHEVEVEEPSVVEIEKVLEELKVQQENREEIKEKVKETPKTLPLIPRPPPPFPQRLARKFDDSKLEKFYDILKQLLVNIPFVEAIQEMPGFAKYLKDLITKKRTTKNEVVNVTHRVSSIIAKSTVHKKEDPGAFTIPCTIGAHDFSRSLCDNGASINLMPLAIYKQAGSGMPRPISMRLQMADRSIKRPVGIVDDLLVKVGKFHLPADFVILNCAVDKEIPIILGRPFLATGRALMDSERNEIKFRVNNEKVTFQASKGMKLPHEYESISVIDVVDEVEDAVEMKMEEQCLGEALAAILVNFGGEDMEGYMELVNALEGLGSYTYAPAKLSLDLENRATPPAKPSIIEPPQLELKPLPPHLRYKFLGSNDTLTVIVSSLLNDVQVEQLLEVLKEHRQSIGWTIADIRGIPPGICEHKIQLESETKPRVEHQRRLNLSMQEVVKKEIIKWLDAGVAYPIADSSWVSPVQCVPKREA; encoded by the coding sequence ATGGCAATTACTACTCAGAGTGGGAAGTTACTACAAGGAGGGAGTGAACAAGTGGTTGAAGTTGAAGAGTTCGAACATGAAGTTGAGGTTGAAGAGCCAAGTGttgttgaaattgaaaaggttcTAGAGGAGTTGAAAGTGCAACAAGAAAACCGGGAAGAgataaaggaaaaggtaaaagaaacaccaaaaactctaccacttattcctagacctcctcctccatttcctcaaagacttgctaggaagtttgatgatagcaaactcgaAAAGTTCTATGACATTCTCAAGCAATTGTTGGTGAATATTCCATTTGTGGAAGCAATTCAAGAGATGCCGGGttttgctaaatatttgaaagatttgattaccaagaagagaaccaccaaaaatgaagtggtgaatgtgactcaccgagttagttccatcattgcaaAATCTACTGTTCACAAGAAAGAAGACCCGggagctttcaccattccttgtacTATTGGGGCACATGATTTTTCAAGATCCCTTTGTGATAATGGGGCTAGCATCAACTTGATGCCTCTTGCCATTTACAAGCAAGCAGGGTCAGGTATGCCAAGGCCCATaagtatgagattgcaaatggccgatcGTTCCATAAAGAGACCGGTAGGAATTGTTGATGATTTGCTCGTTAAAGTGGGAAAGTTTCATTTACCCGCCGATTTCGTAATCCTTAATTGTGCGgttgacaaagagatccctatcattttggggagaccatTCCTAGCCACAGGAAGAGCACTAATGGATTCGGAACGGAATGAGATCAAATTTCGTGTGAATAATGAAAAGGTTACATTCCAAGCAAGCAAGGGTATGAAACTACCACATGAATATGAGAGCATctcggtgattgatgttgttgatgaAGTGGAAGACGCGGTTGAAATGaagatggaagaacaatgcctTGGTGAGGCGTTAGCGGCTATTTTGGTGAACTTTGGTGGTGAAGATATGGAAGGATATATGGAATTGGTAAATGCATTGGAGGGGCTTGGGTCCTACACTTATGCTCCCGCAAAGCTCTCTCTCGACTTGGAGAATAGAGCCACTCCTCCCGCAAAGCCTTCTATTATTGAGCCACCACAATTAGAGCTCAAACCACTTCCACcacacttgaggtataaatttcttggctcaaaTGATACTTTAACGGTAATCGTTTCCtctttgttgaatgatgtgcaggtagaacaattGTTGGAAGTCTTGAAGGAGCATAGACAATCTATTGGATGGACAATTGCGGACATCCGAGGGATTCCCCCCGGAATTTGCGAACACAAGATCCAATTGGAGAGTGAGACAAAACCAAGAGTGGAACATCAACGACGGTTGAACCTGTCCATGCAAGAGGtagtaaagaaagaaatcatcaagtggttggatgctgggGTAGCCTACCCCATTGCCGATAGTTCTTGGGTgagcccggtgcaatgtgtgccgaaaaggGAGGCATGA